The following is a genomic window from Candidatus Xiphinematobacter sp. Idaho Grape.
CTGCAAACTACTTCCACATTCCAAACATTGCCGATCCTGTTGAATAGCTCAAACAGATCACCCTCTGTGGTTTCAAAGGATAGACTGCTCATAGACACGTGGAGAAGTCACTTCTCAATCCTAGTTCCTAAACCAAAAAGTGGGTGTCGGGATTCATATACTTTACACTGGACCGAGACAGCTTTCCTCGATCTCCTTTTTTTCCAAAAAAAAGATCCGCGGCATTCTGCCACAGCGAAGTTCCCTTTGCAATTCCCCTTCCAATCTCTATATCCCTGTGTGGGGAGCGGCCTTACTTTTTTCTTTTACAATCGGAATCATGGCGCCGGCGATGGTTACCTCGATGGGAAGAGTGAAGAAAGGAGCGCTTTATGGAACAACGAGAAGGGTAAGGTAACCTTTTGAAGAAACAAGGCGGGCGGTTTTGCTACCAACGCAACTCTGCTGTGGTTTTCGAGGGGACAGAAGATCCCCACCATCCCATAGGGACTGGCGATATTTAGAGGTAGCAAAGGCTACCACGGACGGCAATAGCCGAAGCTAGATCTCAGAACTGGTTGGCTTACTTTGATCAAGTTCTTTTGTTGCCAGGCGGGAGAATTGTGACACAGGGGCAGGAGGGCGCTGCACAAAACAGAGGAAAATGCCATCCCTTTTAGCAGGGGAGCTACCTGTTGAGCATAACGAATCTCGTTCGCTTTCAATTTCAAACCACTGATAGTTCTATAGTATCGAATGCCATTACGGATGGCTAACCCTTAGCATTCAGTCAGCATAGGATAGATAGTTCGGATGGTATGGACTGCAGCTCTCACATTGTGAACCCGAAAAATGGCGGCTCCCCGTAGTAAGCCTGCCACTACGCAAGAAACTGTACCGGCGTCCCGCCGACATGGCTTGCTAAGCCCTAATACCTCTCCAATGACGCTCTTACGGGAAACCGGAAGCAGTAGAGGAAGAGGGAAAAAACTGCTGAGCATTCTTAGCTTCCGGTAGATGGTCAAATTGTCGTTCCTCTGTTTTGCAAAATCAATTCCAGGATCTAGAAGCAGACTATTCCTTTTGACACCTGACTGTTCTGCCATACGAATTTTTTTTAAAAAAAAACTCTGCAAGGTGCGCATGATATCAGAGTAGTGAACATGTCTATGAGAAACTTTTGGCGCTCCTCTAGAATGCATAATTACTAGTGCAGCTCCCGTCTCAGCACAAACAGACGCGTTTTTCCCTGTAGTAAGGCCACCTACGTCATTAAGAATATGTCCCCCGCAGTTCAAAATGGCTCGCGCTACATTAGGACGCCAGGTGTTAATGGACAGGAGGGGTAGCGGAGAATGGCCACTACTGTTGGCCACTACTTCGCTAAAGCCTTCTACGAAGGGCATCATCCTTCGAATTTCTTCCTCCTCGCTAATTGGGGCCCGATTGGTACGAGCACTTTCCCCTCCGATGTCCACGATATCTGCTCCTTGGGCAACTATTTTCTGGGCATAATGGAGAGCCAAGGTGGGTTCGGATAAACCATCGCCGGAAAACGAGTCACTGCTTAAGTTGACTATGCCCATAACCAACGGGCATCCACTCCAGCAAATCCTAGCTCCTCGCGCCTCGAGTAGAAACTCTCTTCCCATCTTCTTGCTCTCCGCAGTAATTTTTTCATCCTCCTCACTAGGCCAGAGCTCAATTCCTTCTGGGGAAGGTAAAACGGGAGCAATTTCTGACAAAAGTAGATATAAATAACAACTCCGACACTTTTCTTTTTTGATCAAACAAGTACAATGGCCATCTGGTAGTATACAGGAAGGAGAGCTCCTTGACATCATTTTAAACAGATGGGGGAATCTCAGCTTCCTTTTGCCCATCTTTTTGACAAAAGAGGCATTGGCTGAAGAGCCAGGGGAAGATTAACACTGTAAGAATTCCCGTTCTCAATCTGCCGAGGGTTAATTCTGTTGTCCCACAATGTCGCTACCCTATAAGCCTTCACCGATAGTAGTGCATACTCGCAACTCTTGAGAGCCACCGGTCCCACCCAACAAGAGAGCCCCCTTTTGCCCCTTCTTAGAGGAGGACCGGGAAAACAACAGGTGGTCTCACCGTAGGGAGAGTTTATCAAACAATAATTTCCCTCGTCGCCTTTAGAAGCCAAGGATTACCTATGCTGTACCCACTTCCTCCTAACAGAGTCCGTTTCCAGATGGAGCTGGGTCCCATTTGGGGAGGCTCCTGTCGAACTTTAACCAAGTTACCATCCCATAGATTCTTCTTCAAAGCGAGAACGGCGAAATTCATTTTCTCCCCACACTACTGAAATTGATCTTACTTGGAAGCAAGGAAGCCAACCGCATGCACAATTTACTCCATTTTCCATTGTTAGGGAATAACTACAAAGTCCGCTGTAGTAAATAAAGTTACCCCGCTTTGCTGATGGAAGAAGCAATATCGATTGGGCAAAAAGTTGCGGCAACTATTCCATTAATTTTGATCCCTCTGCGGCTTTATCATATAGTACCATCATGGTGTGTGTGGGATGTGCTACTCCGATGCAGATGCTTTGCCCCGCCCGCGAGGGATTTCCTAGCGAAGCCTCTTACACCCTGCAGGAATGCTATTGACTAGATGAACTCCATCTCTGCTTCAAAGAATCGTTGTTTGCACCTCTTCGCAAGCGTAGCAACAGTTTGTACTTTTGTGCTGATTTGTAGCGGTGGACTAGTTACTTCTAAAGGCGTAGGAATGTCTGTCCCAGATTGGCCGACTACCTATGGATACAACATGTTTTTATTTCCCATCTCTCGGTGGACGGGGGGGGTACTGTATGAACACACCCATCGGCTTCTCGCCTCAGCAGTTGGACTACTCACCTTCTTGTTGACGGCCTGTGTTCTGGTTGTGGAAAAGCGCCGCTGGGTCCACATTATAGCCATCCTATCTTGTATCAGTGTAATTTTTCAAGGAATACTAGGAGGGCTTCGGGTTACCTTAAACGCGAACTTAATAGGCACTCTTCATGGGATGGTCGCACAATCCTTCCTAGGTCTTTTAGGTATCCTAGTAGTGGTAACAAGCGCCCCATTTCTCTCGGGGGAGTATACCAGTTTTCGCGTTGTCAAGGAACTGAAGTGGGTGGCTATGATAGTAACAGGGGTAATTTTTGCCCAGCTAACAGTAGCCGCTGGTATGCGTCACACCCACACTGGGCTTTCCATTCCAGACTTTCCCACCGCTTATGGAAAATGGTGGCCACCGCTAGACTCTGCTTCTGTTGCTCGAATTAATAATGTGCGTGCAGTGCATGGTCAGGCAGCTACCAGTGCAGCTCAGATTGCTCTTCAGATGGCGCATCGAGCTCTTGCTGCCCTTACGTTTGCAGGAGTAGTCGTGTTTGCATGGCTGGCTCGCCATACCCACCCACTTAACCAATGGGGAAAAATCTGGATGCTTTTAGTCGGTATCCAAATAGGGCTCGGGATGTGGATAATCTGGTCAAACAAGGCAGCAGATATTGCTACAGCACACGTGAGCATTGGG
Proteins encoded in this region:
- a CDS encoding RNA recognition motif domain-containing protein is translated as MSSLSFETTEGDLFELFNRIGNVWNVEVVCSRQTYRSKGFLHLSRCKR
- the folP gene encoding dihydropteroate synthase, with the protein product MSEIAPVLPSPEGIELWPSEEDEKITAESKKMGREFLLEARGARICWSGCPLVMGIVNLSSDSFSGDGLSEPTLALHYAQKIVAQGADIVDIGGESARTNRAPISEEEEIRRMMPFVEGFSEVVANSSGHSPLPLLSINTWRPNVARAILNCGGHILNDVGGLTTGKNASVCAETGAALVIMHSRGAPKVSHRHVHYSDIMRTLQSFFLKKIRMAEQSGVKRNSLLLDPGIDFAKQRNDNLTIYRKLRMLSSFFPLPLLLPVSRKSVIGEVLGLSKPCRRDAGTVSCVVAGLLRGAAIFRVHNVRAAVHTIRTIYPMLTEC
- a CDS encoding COX15/CtaA family protein, with translation MNSISASKNRCLHLFASVATVCTFVLICSGGLVTSKGVGMSVPDWPTTYGYNMFLFPISRWTGGVLYEHTHRLLASAVGLLTFLLTACVLVVEKRRWVHIIAILSCISVIFQGILGGLRVTLNANLIGTLHGMVAQSFLGLLGILVVVTSAPFLSGEYTSFRVVKELKWVAMIVTGVIFAQLTVAAGMRHTHTGLSIPDFPTAYGKWWPPLDSASVARINNVRAVHGQAATSAAQIALQMAHRALAALTFAGVVVFAWLARHTHPLNQWGKIWMLLVGIQIGLGMWIIWSNKAADIATAHVSIGALAFFLGVQLTFRLFCAVDSPIRLLSEP